A genomic segment from uncultured Marinifilum sp. encodes:
- a CDS encoding ABC transporter substrate-binding protein has protein sequence MENQYFSTTDSLLDICTKYPETVKIFVSNGFKQLEDEKKRALFGKSLSLEMALKMKKLNVDTFTDLLVEGIDLNRKQVDGDLNQNTKEQKADSVHIQGLLPCPVRVPLVEGIEGFIADYEQKNDNEIVYDLKAASMGLDWLIDDVINQENTDNLADIFISAGFDLFFDDKLMGKFKKQGVFKDSTGFDRLNKDFDNDDICLKDPQGHYSMIGVVPAVFLVNKDELGDRPVPRTWADIFKPEFKRSVSLPISDFDLFNSMLLHIYKVYGEEGVKGLGTCLLESMHPSQMVKSHTKKNQKPAITIMPYFFTKMVKVGGPMIAVWPEDGAIISPIFMLTKKDRLEKTQPVIDFFASEKVGEILSHQGLFPSINPNIDNRLPEQNKFMWLGWDYINNNDIGSMIKKCEGIFNKAIQDESYANLGPLNYVPKKD, from the coding sequence ATGGAGAATCAATATTTTAGTACCACAGATAGTTTGCTTGATATTTGTACAAAATATCCCGAAACGGTAAAAATTTTCGTTTCGAACGGATTCAAGCAATTGGAGGATGAGAAGAAGAGAGCTCTTTTTGGTAAATCACTTTCTCTGGAGATGGCCTTAAAGATGAAGAAATTAAATGTGGATACTTTTACTGATTTACTGGTAGAAGGAATTGATTTGAACCGCAAACAAGTTGATGGTGATTTAAATCAGAATACCAAAGAACAAAAGGCAGATTCGGTGCATATTCAAGGATTACTTCCTTGTCCGGTTCGCGTTCCTTTGGTTGAAGGAATTGAAGGGTTTATTGCTGATTATGAACAGAAAAACGATAACGAAATTGTTTATGATCTAAAGGCTGCTTCAATGGGGTTAGATTGGCTAATTGATGATGTAATTAACCAAGAAAACACAGATAATTTAGCCGATATTTTTATTTCTGCGGGCTTCGATTTGTTTTTCGATGATAAATTAATGGGGAAGTTCAAAAAACAAGGGGTATTTAAAGATAGTACAGGTTTCGATCGTTTAAATAAAGATTTCGATAACGATGATATTTGTTTGAAAGATCCTCAAGGGCATTATTCTATGATTGGTGTGGTGCCAGCGGTTTTCCTCGTAAATAAAGATGAATTAGGCGATAGACCAGTTCCTCGTACCTGGGCAGATATTTTTAAGCCAGAATTTAAAAGAAGTGTGAGTTTGCCAATTAGCGATTTCGATTTGTTCAACTCAATGTTGTTGCATATTTACAAAGTATACGGAGAAGAAGGAGTGAAAGGATTAGGAACTTGCTTGTTAGAGAGTATGCATCCATCGCAAATGGTAAAATCTCATACTAAAAAAAATCAGAAGCCAGCCATTACTATTATGCCTTACTTTTTTACCAAAATGGTAAAAGTAGGTGGCCCAATGATAGCCGTTTGGCCAGAAGATGGTGCGATAATAAGCCCGATTTTTATGTTGACAAAGAAAGATAGATTGGAAAAAACTCAGCCAGTAATTGATTTCTTTGCATCAGAAAAAGTTGGTGAAATTCTTTCTCATCAGGGTTTGTTCCCAAGTATTAATCCGAATATTGATAATCGATTACCTGAACAAAATAAGTTTATGTGGCTGGGTTGGGATTATATTAATAACAACGATATTGGTAGTATGATTAAGAAATGTGAAGGAATTTTTAATAAAGCCATTCAGGATGAATCCTATGCAAACCTGGGACCGCTAAATTACGTACCAAAGAAAGATTAA
- a CDS encoding GTP-binding protein: MNLVTVSGPPSSGKTAVILKTIDSFQKRGLEVGVVKFDCLYTDDDILYEKAGVKVKKGLSGSLCPDHYFVSNIEEVTQWGIKEGLDILITESAGLCNRCSPYVKSVTAVCVIDNLSGINTPKKIGPMLKSADIVIITKGDIVSQAEREVFASRVNTVNPGASIMHVNGLTGQGAYELSTLLYDEKIEVKTLVGEKLRFSMPSALCSYCLGETRIGESYQMGNVRKIDMEDKKGKR; this comes from the coding sequence ATGAACTTAGTTACAGTTTCAGGACCTCCTTCATCGGGAAAAACAGCAGTGATTTTAAAAACCATCGATTCTTTTCAGAAACGTGGTTTAGAGGTTGGAGTGGTAAAATTCGATTGTCTTTATACCGATGATGATATTTTATACGAAAAAGCAGGAGTAAAAGTAAAGAAAGGATTGTCTGGATCTCTTTGTCCCGATCATTATTTCGTAAGTAATATAGAGGAAGTTACCCAGTGGGGAATTAAAGAGGGTTTGGATATTTTGATCACCGAAAGTGCAGGTTTGTGTAACCGTTGTTCTCCTTATGTGAAAAGTGTAACCGCTGTTTGTGTGATAGATAACCTTAGTGGTATCAATACTCCTAAGAAAATTGGGCCGATGTTGAAATCTGCTGATATCGTAATTATCACAAAAGGAGATATTGTATCTCAGGCGGAAAGAGAAGTGTTCGCTTCGAGAGTAAATACAGTGAATCCGGGTGCAAGCATTATGCATGTGAATGGATTAACTGGGCAGGGAGCTTATGAATTAAGCACATTGTTGTACGATGAAAAAATTGAGGTGAAAACTTTGGTTGGTGAAAAACTTAGATTCTCTATGCCATCGGCTCTTTGTTCATACTGTTTAGGAGAAACCAGAATTGGTGAGAGTTACCAAATGGGTAATGTAAGAAAGATCGATATGGAAGATAAAAAGGGGAAAAGGTAA
- a CDS encoding ATP-binding cassette domain-containing protein: MISIQDIQDQTIADLFEQYPFLPGFFEENTLEVDGQIDESLDDFLKILDDEEEKENRAMDKTQVMESMAEYITQMLEFLGEDEDEGVNSITLLPGTNKSGEKEEFKELTINKSEIVCIVGPTGSGKSRLLADIEWVAQNDTPTSRTILVNGEKGDKKWRVTSGHKLVAQLSQNMNFVMDLSVYEFIELHAQSRLVEDVEGVINKIFEQANNLAGEKFSLDTPITSLSGGQSRALMIADTAILSKSPIILIDEIENAGIDRKKALELLVGEEKIVLMATHDPILALMGDRRIVIKNGGIHKVIDTSGEEQNLLSELERVDSVIQNMRTRLRQGEIIRKEDIGF; the protein is encoded by the coding sequence ATGATTTCGATACAAGATATACAAGACCAAACAATTGCCGATTTATTTGAGCAATATCCTTTCCTTCCGGGATTTTTTGAAGAAAACACTTTGGAGGTCGATGGACAAATAGACGAAAGCTTAGATGATTTTTTGAAGATTCTCGATGATGAAGAAGAGAAGGAAAATCGAGCAATGGATAAAACTCAGGTAATGGAATCTATGGCGGAGTACATTACACAAATGCTGGAATTCCTTGGTGAAGATGAGGATGAAGGAGTGAATAGCATTACCCTTTTGCCTGGAACCAATAAATCGGGTGAGAAGGAAGAATTTAAAGAGCTAACCATTAATAAAAGCGAGATTGTTTGTATTGTTGGTCCTACCGGATCGGGAAAGAGTCGCTTGTTAGCCGATATCGAGTGGGTAGCACAGAATGATACTCCAACATCCAGAACGATTTTGGTAAATGGAGAGAAAGGCGATAAAAAATGGCGCGTAACATCAGGACACAAACTGGTTGCCCAGCTATCTCAGAACATGAACTTTGTAATGGACCTTTCGGTTTATGAGTTTATCGAATTGCATGCACAAAGCCGTTTGGTTGAGGATGTTGAAGGCGTAATCAATAAGATATTTGAACAGGCGAATAATTTAGCTGGTGAAAAGTTTAGTTTAGATACTCCCATTACAAGCTTGAGTGGCGGTCAGTCAAGAGCCTTAATGATTGCCGATACAGCTATTTTAAGTAAGTCGCCAATTATCTTGATAGATGAGATTGAGAATGCAGGTATTGATCGTAAAAAAGCTTTGGAACTATTAGTAGGGGAAGAGAAAATTGTATTAATGGCAACTCACGATCCAATTTTAGCTTTAATGGGCGATCGAAGAATTGTAATTAAAAACGGAGGAATTCATAAGGTAATTGATACCAGTGGCGAAGAGCAAAACTTGCTTTCCGAACTGGAAAGAGTGGATTCTGTAATACAAAATATGAGAACTCGTCTTCGTCAAGGTGAAATTATTCGTAAAGAAGACATAGGTTTTTAA
- a CDS encoding ThuA domain-containing protein — translation MLKTIQVSLLISFYFMFCQPAFAQLSKTTSLKGKKILIVYGGWEGHNPKAFVDKISSWLKAEGAELRISESLDSYTNEELMAETDLVIQSWTMGKISKEQLNGLLKAVRNGTGLAGCHGGIGDSFRNQAEYLYMVGGQWAAHPGGKIDYEVNIYDNKDPITKGLRDFKVKDTEQYYMLIDPNSKVLATTTFTGEHNSWIKGAIIPVAWKKYYGKGRVYNLSIGHEVKDFNNSSVWTLLKRGFTWAAESKYQAKENLVSPLYGTKHK, via the coding sequence ATGTTAAAAACGATTCAAGTAAGTTTATTAATTAGCTTTTATTTTATGTTTTGTCAGCCTGCTTTTGCTCAACTCAGTAAAACAACAAGTTTAAAAGGCAAAAAAATACTAATTGTGTATGGTGGTTGGGAAGGTCACAATCCGAAAGCTTTTGTCGACAAAATTTCTTCATGGCTAAAAGCCGAAGGTGCCGAATTACGAATTTCGGAAAGCCTAGACTCATATACTAATGAGGAATTGATGGCAGAAACTGACCTGGTAATTCAATCGTGGACTATGGGAAAGATTAGCAAAGAGCAATTAAATGGTTTGCTGAAGGCTGTTCGAAATGGAACGGGTTTGGCTGGTTGTCATGGTGGAATTGGCGATTCTTTTCGTAATCAGGCAGAGTATTTGTATATGGTTGGCGGACAATGGGCTGCACATCCTGGTGGTAAAATAGATTATGAAGTAAATATTTACGACAATAAAGATCCAATAACCAAAGGCTTAAGAGATTTTAAGGTAAAGGATACCGAGCAATATTATATGCTGATAGATCCGAATTCGAAAGTGCTTGCAACCACCACTTTTACTGGAGAACACAATTCATGGATTAAAGGAGCCATAATACCCGTAGCTTGGAAAAAATATTATGGGAAAGGTCGTGTTTACAATTTATCAATTGGTCATGAAGTAAAAGACTTTAATAATTCATCGGTGTGGACACTCTTAAAAAGAGGCTTTACCTGGGCTGCAGAAAGTAAATATCAGGCCAAAGAAAATTTAGTATCTCCTCTTTATGGTACTAAGCATAAATAA
- a CDS encoding galactose oxidase, giving the protein MKKICIAFIFLAIVLSLNAQNLKDYRWELLETSGDVVGRHENAFVEFQDKFYLIGGRGIKPVNVFDPATNTWETKGKTPLEFHHFQAVVYKDAIYLAGAMTGPYPKEVPCKHIWIYYPNQDKWEKGAEIPAEMQRGSVGAVIRDHKIYMACGIEYGHTSGTTNRFDSYDLETKKWESLTKAPHVRDHFSAIILKNSLYCIGGRNTSVHYKDNFGAFFTATIPFIDEYDFKTGKWYTHKNKIPVPTAAGGIVAIGNKIVYMGGEGMSRKAYAEIQCLDIESGEWKLLAPLQIGRHGSNAIFYKDKIYFAAGSPKQGGGNMNSIEVFSITQ; this is encoded by the coding sequence ATGAAAAAAATATGTATTGCATTTATATTTTTAGCAATAGTACTAAGTTTAAATGCACAAAACCTAAAAGACTATCGCTGGGAATTATTGGAAACAAGTGGCGATGTAGTTGGACGTCATGAGAATGCCTTTGTCGAATTCCAAGACAAATTTTACCTGATTGGTGGCAGAGGAATTAAGCCTGTTAATGTATTTGATCCAGCAACAAATACCTGGGAAACAAAAGGGAAAACACCATTAGAGTTTCACCATTTTCAGGCAGTTGTTTATAAAGATGCAATTTATTTGGCAGGTGCTATGACAGGACCATATCCAAAAGAGGTTCCTTGTAAACATATATGGATTTACTATCCAAATCAAGATAAATGGGAAAAAGGAGCCGAAATACCTGCTGAAATGCAAAGAGGAAGTGTGGGCGCGGTCATTCGAGATCATAAAATCTATATGGCTTGTGGAATAGAGTACGGTCATACAAGTGGAACAACAAACCGTTTTGATTCTTACGACTTAGAGACTAAAAAATGGGAAAGTTTAACAAAAGCTCCCCATGTTAGAGATCATTTTTCGGCTATTATACTTAAAAATAGTTTGTATTGCATTGGAGGTAGAAATACAAGTGTGCATTACAAAGACAATTTTGGTGCATTTTTTACAGCAACCATTCCATTTATTGATGAATACGATTTTAAAACAGGTAAGTGGTATACACATAAAAATAAAATTCCAGTGCCAACAGCGGCGGGAGGAATTGTTGCCATAGGTAATAAAATTGTTTATATGGGTGGCGAAGGAATGAGCCGGAAAGCTTATGCCGAAATACAATGTCTTGATATAGAAAGCGGAGAATGGAAATTGCTAGCTCCATTGCAAATTGGCAGGCATGGAAGTAATGCCATTTTCTACAAAGATAAAATCTATTTTGCTGCAGGAAGCCCAAAGCAAGGAGGCGGTAATATGAATTCTATCGAGGTTTTTTCAATTACACAATAA
- a CDS encoding GPP34 family phosphoprotein, with protein MKLNLVDQLTLLALDDEKGSFVADSMSFGYGLAGAVILELSLQEMIEVHEKKLRLTSDQSCKDELLDYFLEIIRKEKKEKDIQEWVEVIGAEETYIKENTVEKLIGAGILLKKEEKFLWVFSNDKYPTQNVKPENELRKALIDILTDQREVNLHDMMLFSLIDMCELNTEVFGKEKAKKYENKIKNIVESEQLSSSLTQAIKEIHEVLMSVIFMLISTTIINN; from the coding sequence ATGAAGTTAAACTTAGTTGATCAACTTACTCTTTTGGCATTAGACGATGAAAAAGGAAGTTTTGTGGCAGATTCAATGTCTTTTGGATATGGATTAGCGGGAGCGGTGATATTGGAACTTTCCTTACAGGAAATGATTGAAGTTCATGAGAAAAAGTTGAGATTAACTTCGGATCAATCTTGTAAGGATGAATTGCTGGATTATTTTTTAGAAATTATTCGCAAAGAAAAAAAGGAAAAGGACATACAGGAATGGGTTGAGGTAATAGGTGCAGAAGAAACGTATATAAAAGAAAATACCGTTGAAAAATTAATTGGTGCTGGTATTCTTCTAAAAAAGGAAGAAAAATTTCTTTGGGTGTTTTCCAATGATAAATATCCTACCCAAAATGTCAAGCCCGAAAATGAACTGAGAAAGGCTTTAATTGATATTCTTACAGATCAACGCGAGGTGAATTTACATGATATGATGTTGTTTAGTTTAATTGATATGTGTGAACTAAATACAGAGGTTTTTGGTAAAGAAAAAGCAAAAAAATACGAAAATAAAATTAAGAATATTGTTGAGAGTGAGCAGTTGAGTTCTTCACTTACTCAGGCGATAAAAGAAATTCATGAGGTTTTAATGTCGGTGATTTTTATGTTGATATCAACAACAATTATTAACAATTAG
- a CDS encoding HD domain-containing protein encodes MNKDKIINQTIEFVKQTLINAEGGHDWWHIYRVWKTAKSLAQDENVDWFIVELGALLHDIADSKFYNGDESIGPKKARDFLLSLQVNEEVIVHVEQIISNISFKGGKEKQKFKSAELDVIQDADRMDAIGAIGIARTFNYGGHKNREIYNPEIKPNLQMTKEEYKNSTAPTINHFYEKLLLLKDRMNTQAGKAMAQKRHAFMEQYLNQFYNEWEGR; translated from the coding sequence ATGAACAAAGATAAGATCATTAATCAGACCATAGAATTTGTAAAACAAACATTAATTAATGCCGAAGGAGGACACGACTGGTGGCACATCTACCGGGTTTGGAAGACAGCAAAAAGCTTGGCTCAAGATGAAAATGTGGATTGGTTTATTGTTGAGTTAGGGGCTTTGCTTCACGACATTGCCGATTCAAAATTTTACAATGGTGATGAAAGCATTGGACCAAAAAAAGCAAGAGATTTCCTGTTGTCTCTGCAAGTTAACGAAGAGGTAATTGTTCATGTAGAGCAAATTATCAGCAACATTTCCTTTAAGGGAGGGAAGGAAAAACAGAAATTTAAATCTGCCGAACTGGATGTGATACAAGATGCCGATAGAATGGATGCAATAGGAGCCATTGGTATTGCCCGCACTTTTAATTATGGAGGTCATAAGAATCGTGAGATCTATAATCCTGAGATTAAGCCAAATCTGCAGATGACCAAAGAAGAGTATAAAAATTCTACCGCTCCAACCATCAATCACTTTTACGAAAAATTGTTGTTGTTGAAAGATCGTATGAATACGCAGGCTGGAAAAGCAATGGCTCAAAAGCGACATGCTTTTATGGAGCAGTATTTAAATCAATTTTATAACGAATGGGAAGGAAGGTAA
- a CDS encoding sialate O-acetylesterase, protein MKKTTSLLVLIMCVLVAFAQKDFTVSPLFSENMILQWGKEFRINGRGTKGDKIEIQIKTKNQIISRYAKVNRKGEWFADFPALAANCKCTIQISGGGKTIEIKGIKTGDVWLIVGGSNTVHKLGNADLFEEEIAKVDSDQFKYLVIPKGSALMPQSMPEDVKWKNHNNVNLPQIPDIAYYMGTGLSSNVDLPIGIINCGYGGSLIESWMSATDLGYSYESLAQKNQQIKKEFSAAKIQSFQNRFPYSIKIDSINCDRSVIASPDFDDSNWQYTRVPETFKYKGLEDFDGLVWFRKKVEVPNGVLINKINIGYVDDSDEVYINGHFIGGIEDGYGVPRSYNIPEHVMKAGMNTIAVRVRDIGGGGGLYGDKAQYNLSGNGITIDISGKWKYRVETLESDVAMNDIRREGMLYNQMIHPLTKFPVKGIVWYQGEVEALGKADLGEYTNKLKQLVQGYRREFKNDELPFVIVQLASYGHKDNPELNSWVNFKYAQDQFAREMPDTEIVSITDLMNEKDPLNIHLSNHQVTGERIVNTALLKCYRSNSGAICPKITQCEVESDFIILHVENDQNLMVADEYAYIKGFEIAGSEKQFVKVPAKLLPNNRIVIRMGDTKAVYLRYCGHANALEGNLYNQKGMPLMPFFTKIKR, encoded by the coding sequence ATGAAAAAAACAACAAGTCTGTTAGTGCTCATTATGTGTGTGCTGGTAGCTTTTGCTCAGAAAGATTTTACAGTTTCGCCTCTTTTTAGTGAGAATATGATTCTGCAGTGGGGTAAAGAATTTAGAATTAATGGCAGAGGAACAAAAGGCGATAAAATCGAGATTCAAATTAAAACCAAGAACCAAATAATTAGCAGATATGCCAAGGTGAATCGAAAAGGAGAATGGTTTGCCGATTTTCCTGCATTAGCAGCCAATTGTAAATGCACAATTCAAATATCTGGTGGTGGTAAAACAATTGAGATTAAAGGAATAAAAACAGGTGATGTTTGGTTGATTGTTGGTGGTTCCAACACGGTTCATAAACTGGGAAATGCCGATTTGTTCGAGGAGGAAATTGCCAAGGTGGATTCAGACCAATTTAAATATCTTGTTATTCCAAAAGGGAGTGCACTAATGCCACAAAGCATGCCTGAAGATGTAAAGTGGAAGAATCATAACAATGTAAACCTTCCACAAATACCAGATATCGCATATTATATGGGAACAGGCCTGTCTTCAAATGTTGATTTACCCATTGGTATCATTAACTGTGGTTATGGAGGAAGCTTGATTGAATCGTGGATGAGTGCTACTGATCTTGGTTATTCTTATGAAAGTTTGGCTCAGAAAAATCAGCAAATTAAAAAGGAATTCAGTGCAGCTAAAATTCAATCATTCCAAAATAGATTCCCATATTCGATAAAAATAGACAGTATAAATTGTGATAGAAGTGTTATTGCTTCACCTGATTTCGACGATTCAAACTGGCAATATACCAGAGTTCCGGAAACTTTCAAATACAAAGGACTGGAAGATTTTGATGGGCTTGTTTGGTTCCGAAAGAAAGTTGAAGTTCCCAATGGAGTTTTAATTAACAAGATTAATATTGGCTACGTTGATGATTCGGATGAGGTTTATATAAACGGACATTTTATAGGAGGAATAGAAGATGGCTATGGAGTGCCAAGGAGTTATAACATTCCCGAACATGTGATGAAAGCGGGTATGAACACCATTGCAGTGCGAGTGCGTGATATTGGAGGAGGCGGTGGTTTGTATGGCGATAAAGCACAATATAATTTATCGGGTAATGGAATTACTATCGATATTTCGGGCAAGTGGAAATATCGGGTAGAGACTTTGGAGAGCGATGTTGCCATGAACGATATTCGTCGTGAAGGTATGTTGTACAATCAAATGATTCATCCGCTTACAAAATTTCCGGTAAAAGGAATTGTCTGGTATCAGGGAGAGGTAGAAGCATTAGGTAAAGCCGACTTGGGGGAATATACCAACAAATTGAAACAATTGGTTCAGGGATATCGACGAGAATTTAAAAATGACGAATTACCCTTTGTAATTGTGCAACTGGCGTCTTATGGACATAAGGATAATCCTGAATTAAATTCTTGGGTAAATTTTAAATATGCACAAGATCAGTTTGCGCGTGAGATGCCTGATACGGAGATTGTATCGATTACAGATTTAATGAATGAGAAAGATCCTTTGAATATTCATCTATCTAATCATCAGGTCACTGGAGAGCGTATTGTAAATACTGCACTCTTAAAATGCTACCGTTCCAATTCTGGTGCAATTTGTCCGAAAATTACCCAATGCGAAGTGGAAAGTGATTTCATAATCTTGCATGTTGAAAATGATCAGAACTTGATGGTTGCCGATGAGTATGCTTACATAAAGGGATTTGAAATTGCCGGATCAGAAAAGCAGTTTGTAAAAGTACCTGCCAAACTTCTTCCTAATAATCGTATTGTTATAAGAATGGGAGACACAAAAGCTGTTTATTTAAGATATTGCGGACATGCAAATGCGCTGGAAGGGAATTTGTATAACCAGAAAGGAATGCCATTAATGCCGTTTTTCACCAAAATAAAAAGGTGA
- a CDS encoding DUF1801 domain-containing protein, with amino-acid sequence MKKSVNKEVQKFVDQIAKSDPEKYQIVEELRNLVFDNFPDVKERIMYGGIIFSLAIDFGGVFVYKNHVTFEFGNGYLFQDPEKLLEGKGKCRRHLKITCLEEIKTKKVEFFVKQSQITEA; translated from the coding sequence ATGAAAAAATCTGTTAACAAAGAAGTTCAGAAATTTGTGGATCAGATTGCAAAGAGTGATCCGGAAAAATATCAAATTGTAGAGGAACTGCGTAATCTTGTTTTCGATAATTTCCCAGACGTAAAGGAACGGATTATGTATGGTGGCATCATATTTTCTCTTGCCATTGATTTTGGAGGAGTGTTTGTTTATAAGAACCATGTTACTTTCGAATTTGGCAATGGATATTTATTTCAGGATCCGGAGAAACTTCTGGAAGGAAAAGGAAAATGCCGTCGGCATCTAAAAATCACCTGCCTTGAAGAGATAAAAACAAAGAAAGTGGAATTTTTTGTGAAACAATCTCAAATTACAGAAGCGTAA
- a CDS encoding Cof-type HAD-IIB family hydrolase, with protein sequence MKYKMLVLDLDDTLLRDDHSISSRNKEMLIKAQKEGVYVVLASGRPTPAMLQYAEELELKKYGSYLISYNGAIITDLNKQIPIFEQSLSKEQIHSLHDFSLANNVDIITYTSDSIISESQSKYIDVEVELTQMKFNKVDCFKSAVNESAVKCILLEEPEYLKKIESRLKKEKPNKSVAISKPFFLEVMPQGIDKAASIARLAKKLKIRQEEIIAVGNAGNDLTMVEYAGLGVWVDNVTLELRDRADAIVASNNEHGVAEVVEKYILN encoded by the coding sequence ATGAAGTATAAAATGTTGGTCTTGGATTTGGATGATACGCTTTTGCGCGATGATCATAGTATATCAAGCAGAAACAAAGAGATGTTGATAAAAGCTCAGAAAGAAGGGGTTTATGTTGTTTTGGCATCGGGGCGTCCTACGCCGGCTATGCTTCAATATGCCGAGGAATTGGAATTGAAAAAGTATGGCTCGTATCTTATTTCCTATAATGGAGCAATAATTACTGATTTGAATAAGCAAATTCCCATTTTTGAACAAAGCCTGAGCAAAGAACAGATTCATTCTCTGCACGATTTTTCTTTGGCCAACAATGTGGATATTATTACCTATACATCAGATAGCATTATTAGTGAAAGTCAATCGAAATACATAGATGTGGAAGTGGAACTTACACAGATGAAATTCAATAAAGTGGATTGTTTTAAGAGTGCTGTTAACGAGTCGGCGGTTAAGTGTATTCTGTTGGAAGAACCGGAATATTTAAAAAAAATTGAAAGCAGGCTGAAAAAAGAGAAACCCAATAAAAGTGTTGCCATTTCCAAACCCTTCTTTTTAGAGGTGATGCCTCAGGGCATTGATAAAGCTGCAAGTATTGCTCGTTTGGCTAAGAAATTAAAGATCCGACAGGAAGAGATTATTGCTGTAGGAAACGCGGGCAACGACTTAACAATGGTAGAGTATGCTGGATTGGGTGTTTGGGTTGATAATGTTACACTAGAACTTCGTGACCGTGCCGATGCAATTGTGGCATCGAATAATGAGCATGGTGTGGCCGAGGTGGTAGAGAAATATATTTTGAACTAA
- a CDS encoding YibE/F family protein — translation MFKFKTPHKSDLFLIGLLTLLSLFIVFSPNGFSKKENDNTIRVKAEVLTTDNSMIVETGIIKTGTQSLQIKILNGPFKGKELTAFNQLVGRMEFDKFFLPGDKTLTVLNLNQDNSQIISANVIDHYRINLEAFLLALFVIFLISFAGWTGVKAMLSFLFAGICIWKLLLPGLLKGYSPIPLSLGIVALLTSAIVFLVAGINKKGLTAFLGAMSGIAITCIMAIIFGKLFNIHGAIKPFSETLLYSGYNYLNLTEIFLAGIFLSSSGAVMDISMDIAASQSEVYQTKPNISTKELRKSGFEVGKAVVGTMTTTLLLAYSGGFSALLMVFIAQGTPMVNILNLNYVSGEILHTLVGSFGLVLVAPFTAIIGAWVYTKHINKKPY, via the coding sequence ATGTTTAAATTTAAAACACCCCATAAATCAGATCTATTTTTAATTGGTCTCTTAACTCTTTTAAGTCTTTTTATTGTATTTAGTCCCAACGGATTTTCTAAAAAAGAAAATGACAATACAATTAGAGTAAAAGCAGAAGTTTTAACCACCGATAATAGTATGATTGTGGAAACGGGAATCATAAAAACGGGAACGCAATCATTACAAATAAAAATTTTAAACGGTCCTTTTAAAGGAAAAGAACTAACTGCTTTCAACCAGTTGGTAGGACGAATGGAGTTCGACAAATTTTTCCTTCCGGGCGATAAAACATTAACCGTTCTTAATTTAAATCAAGACAATTCACAAATTATAAGTGCCAATGTAATTGATCATTACCGAATAAATCTGGAAGCCTTTCTTTTGGCTTTATTCGTTATTTTCTTAATCTCATTTGCTGGATGGACAGGCGTAAAAGCTATGCTCTCATTCTTATTTGCCGGGATATGTATTTGGAAATTATTACTACCCGGGCTATTAAAGGGTTATTCTCCAATTCCTTTATCGCTAGGAATTGTTGCCCTTTTAACTTCGGCAATTGTTTTTTTAGTTGCTGGTATTAATAAAAAAGGATTAACTGCATTTTTAGGAGCCATGAGCGGAATTGCTATTACCTGCATTATGGCAATTATTTTTGGTAAACTATTTAATATTCATGGAGCAATAAAACCTTTCTCGGAAACACTTCTTTACTCGGGATATAATTATTTAAACTTAACGGAAATTTTCCTTGCTGGAATTTTTCTTTCCTCTTCAGGAGCGGTTATGGATATTTCTATGGATATTGCAGCATCACAATCGGAGGTATATCAAACTAAGCCAAACATTAGCACTAAAGAACTTCGTAAATCGGGATTTGAAGTAGGTAAAGCTGTAGTTGGCACCATGACTACCACACTTCTTCTGGCCTACTCCGGAGGTTTTTCTGCTCTTTTAATGGTATTTATTGCGCAAGGCACTCCTATGGTAAACATCTTAAACCTGAACTATGTATCGGGAGAAATTCTACATACTCTGGTGGGTAGTTTTGGTTTGGTTTTAGTTGCGCCTTTTACTGCCATTATTGGTGCTTGGGTTTACACAAAACACATTAACAAAAAACCTTACTAA